One region of Candidatus Omnitrophota bacterium genomic DNA includes:
- a CDS encoding DUF1080 domain-containing protein — protein sequence MKKAAIVLMGICFVAPLFLQAEEMAIPPKAHPDCASWQDLFKADLSNALFPKGIWTVEDGVLTASKDEAIWSDKDYSNFILDLEFKTADGTNSGVIVYCSDMKNWIPNSVEIQIADDFSKEWSSQPKTWQCAAIFGHLAAKKSLVKKPGEWNRMTITCKGPMIYVMLNGEMATEMDMRLWKDAKKNPDGSEIPAWLSTPFAKLPTKGRIGLQGKHAGAPIYFRNIKIKTF from the coding sequence ATGAAAAAAGCCGCCATAGTGCTCATGGGAATTTGTTTCGTTGCACCATTGTTCTTGCAAGCGGAGGAAATGGCTATTCCCCCCAAAGCCCATCCCGACTGCGCCAGCTGGCAGGATTTATTCAAAGCGGATCTCTCCAACGCTTTGTTTCCGAAAGGAATCTGGACGGTCGAAGACGGCGTTCTCACGGCCAGCAAGGACGAAGCGATTTGGAGCGATAAGGACTATAGCAATTTTATCCTTGATTTGGAATTTAAAACCGCCGATGGAACCAATAGCGGCGTGATCGTCTATTGCAGCGACATGAAAAACTGGATTCCCAATTCCGTAGAAATTCAGATCGCCGACGATTTTTCGAAGGAATGGTCCAGCCAACCCAAGACTTGGCAATGCGCCGCCATCTTCGGACATTTGGCCGCCAAGAAAAGCCTGGTCAAAAAGCCCGGCGAATGGAACCGGATGACGATTACTTGCAAAGGGCCGATGATCTATGTCATGCTGAACGGGGAAATGGCGACGGAAATGGATATGAGACTATGGAAGGACGCCAAGAAAAATCCCGACGGCAGCGAAATCCCCGCCTGGTTGAGCACGCCCTTCGCCAAACTCCCCACGAAAGGCCGGATTGGCTTGCAAGGCAAACACGCAGGCGCGCCGATCTATTTCCGGAATATCAAAATTAAGACGTTTTAA
- a CDS encoding PQQ-binding-like beta-propeller repeat protein — protein sequence MRKIFILLFAIVFTAGTAGSEEAAPTFHYNNQRTGATENAGPKSPQIVWQFQADASLSASPVIAADGTIYLAATDGKLYALMPDGAMMWIFQASDSIFGTPAIAPDGAILFGDLAGKYYAVGGDGKLKWSLSFTGTERRIVSSPVIDSDGQSYIASWNEQFYAIRSDGTTRWKAALEGLISSSPALDEDGNAYLAANDPDSRNVKLGVMKFMPNSSSRVWTLSEDLQSSPARIISSPAIDSVRQQLYVGACLSSNGALFAVNLSTGNRTFRTLLPKGTISSPAIGKDGTVYIGCLDGGLYAVDPENGAKKWTFQTSGAYVFSSPSVDGNGTIYIGDSDGVLFALSPAGNELWRFATKSNIASSPVVAKDGTLYITSYDSTLYAIGNPTAVMDWSQYFNE from the coding sequence ATGAGGAAGATTTTCATCTTACTATTCGCCATCGTTTTTACGGCGGGAACGGCGGGGAGCGAGGAAGCCGCGCCTACGTTTCATTACAATAACCAACGCACCGGCGCCACGGAAAACGCAGGACCGAAATCCCCGCAAATAGTATGGCAATTCCAGGCGGACGCCTCGCTTTCCGCCTCACCCGTCATCGCGGCGGACGGAACCATCTATCTCGCCGCAACGGATGGAAAACTCTACGCCCTGATGCCGGACGGCGCCATGATGTGGATATTTCAGGCCAGCGACTCCATCTTTGGAACTCCCGCCATCGCCCCGGACGGCGCGATTCTTTTCGGCGATCTCGCCGGGAAATATTACGCCGTCGGCGGGGATGGAAAGTTAAAATGGAGCCTTTCGTTTACGGGAACGGAGCGCCGCATCGTTTCCTCGCCCGTTATCGATTCCGATGGGCAATCCTACATCGCGTCCTGGAACGAGCAATTCTACGCCATTCGCTCCGATGGAACCACGCGATGGAAAGCCGCTCTTGAAGGCCTTATCTCCTCCTCACCCGCGCTGGACGAAGACGGAAACGCTTATCTGGCGGCTAACGATCCCGACTCGCGAAACGTAAAACTGGGCGTGATGAAATTTATGCCGAATTCCTCCAGCCGCGTATGGACGCTCAGCGAAGACCTGCAAAGCAGCCCGGCGCGCATCATCTCTTCCCCCGCTATCGATTCCGTCCGCCAGCAGCTATACGTTGGCGCTTGCCTCTCCTCCAACGGCGCGCTTTTCGCCGTCAATTTATCGACCGGCAATCGGACGTTTCGAACGCTGCTTCCCAAAGGGACCATCTCCTCTCCGGCGATCGGAAAAGACGGAACCGTATATATCGGCTGCCTGGACGGAGGATTGTACGCCGTCGATCCGGAAAATGGCGCCAAGAAATGGACCTTTCAAACCAGCGGCGCCTATGTCTTCAGCTCGCCGAGCGTCGATGGCAACGGGACGATTTACATCGGCGACAGCGACGGCGTTCTTTTCGCATTGAGTCCGGCGGGGAATGAATTATGGCGCTTCGCGACGAAGTCGAATATCGCTTCTTCCCCCGTCGTGGCCAAGGATGGGACGCTCTACATCACTTCCTATGACAGTACGCTCTACGCCATTGGAAATCCCACAGCCGTGATGGATTGGAGCCAATATTTCAACGAATAA
- a CDS encoding DUF362 domain-containing protein encodes MRKTQTCSRRNFLKATSIGIVAAGERSVLTASNTQIDVYPIVGVDRCRRYDFAEVKNSLSRLFDWIGGAASLVKGKTVAIKVNLTSYRSAGVYTLSTVETVYTHPIVVLAACALFQDYGARRIVICESNPTNDETRESFNRQYYDVALFESMIQNLEWENTRNKGTGSRYMTMPVGDGAYFYKSFDLNHRYYDTDVFVSIAKMKNHDIAGITLTMKNLFGIAPNAIYGDPGNEQATTIRNMFHNGKTRPAADGEILPVASNDPGYRIPRIVVDLNRARPIDLAIIDGITAQMGGEGAWNGAQIGFAVPHVLIAGQNCVAVDAVGAAIMGFDPLAEDFSKPFYNAANTLRLAAEQGLGSNNLNEIDVVGLSVKEARYNYLPGKKNR; translated from the coding sequence ATGAGAAAGACGCAAACATGCTCACGGCGAAATTTTTTAAAAGCCACATCGATTGGCATTGTGGCGGCGGGCGAAAGAAGCGTACTGACGGCGTCGAATACCCAAATCGACGTCTATCCCATCGTGGGCGTCGACCGTTGCCGCCGCTACGATTTCGCAGAGGTTAAAAATTCGCTCTCCCGCCTCTTCGATTGGATCGGCGGCGCAGCATCGCTGGTGAAGGGAAAAACCGTCGCCATCAAGGTCAATCTAACCTCTTACCGCTCAGCTGGCGTCTATACGCTGTCCACGGTGGAAACGGTCTACACTCATCCCATCGTCGTCTTGGCCGCCTGCGCCTTGTTTCAGGATTACGGCGCCCGCCGCATCGTAATCTGCGAAAGCAATCCTACCAACGACGAAACACGCGAATCCTTCAACCGCCAGTATTACGACGTCGCCCTCTTCGAATCCATGATCCAGAATCTGGAATGGGAAAACACCCGCAATAAGGGAACCGGCTCCCGCTATATGACTATGCCCGTCGGCGACGGCGCGTACTTCTACAAATCGTTCGATCTCAATCATCGCTATTACGATACGGACGTTTTCGTCTCCATCGCCAAGATGAAAAATCACGACATCGCCGGAATCACTCTGACCATGAAAAATCTCTTCGGCATCGCCCCCAACGCCATTTACGGCGATCCCGGCAACGAACAAGCCACGACGATTCGCAATATGTTTCACAATGGCAAAACGCGTCCGGCGGCGGATGGAGAAATCCTGCCCGTCGCATCGAACGATCCAGGCTACCGCATTCCTCGCATCGTCGTCGACCTCAACCGCGCCCGCCCAATCGATCTGGCCATTATCGACGGCATTACGGCGCAGATGGGCGGCGAGGGCGCATGGAACGGCGCCCAGATCGGCTTCGCCGTTCCCCATGTGCTCATCGCCGGGCAAAATTGCGTCGCCGTCGACGCCGTCGGCGCTGCCATTATGGGATTCGATCCTCTGGCGGAAGATTTCTCCAAGCCCTTTTACAACGCCGCCAACACTCTGCGTCTGGCGGCGGAGCAAGGGCTGGGATCCAATAACCTGAACGAAATCGACGTCGTCGGATTAAGCGTCAAGGAAGCGCGTTACAACTACCTGCCCGGCAAGAAAAACCGGTGA